One Blattabacterium cuenoti DNA window includes the following coding sequences:
- the pyrF gene encoding orotidine-5'-phosphate decarboxylase, whose protein sequence is MKEKEQFFLKIYNLGIIKFGNFTLKSGMTSPIYIDFRPIASRPDLLIKLSDLLLNEVPAHTFELICGVPYAALPIATTLSLRANIPLIIKRKENKGYGTKRMIEGIYKKGQNCLLIEDVITSGDSLLKTVIEIEKEGLIIKNILSILDREQGGIENIKKRGYNIRTLFCIGEVLKMLDKKHLLKKKEIHIIIQFFKKRRKNFQEKRISYEEKKEKISHPIGKKLLDITLKKKTNLIVSADLISTSSILKLVNSIGDRICGLKLHVDIINDFSISFITSLKNISIEKKFLLFEDRKLCDVGPTNNLQLHHGVHKISSWADIITVHVIAGSASIKNLNISSKIGLITVSEMSSYGRLSDDNYIRKALNISLNNPKVIGTVAQRKVDDRLLLFTPGIHFSESKKNKEGNTYIHPKQAFEKNKSDFIIVGKAIYQSKNPKVAAEQYRHAGWKAYEKGLSKKNS, encoded by the coding sequence ATGAAAGAAAAAGAACAGTTTTTTTTAAAAATTTACAATCTGGGAATTATTAAGTTTGGAAATTTTACATTAAAAAGCGGAATGACTTCTCCAATATATATAGATTTTCGTCCGATCGCTTCTAGACCAGACTTATTAATTAAGTTATCTGACTTACTCCTCAATGAGGTTCCAGCTCATACATTTGAACTAATTTGTGGAGTTCCATATGCAGCTCTACCGATAGCTACCACTTTATCATTAAGGGCGAATATTCCTTTGATTATTAAAAGGAAAGAAAATAAAGGATATGGGACAAAACGAATGATAGAAGGAATTTATAAAAAAGGCCAAAATTGTCTCCTTATAGAGGATGTGATTACTAGTGGGGATAGTTTGTTAAAAACTGTAATAGAGATTGAAAAAGAAGGATTGATCATAAAAAATATTCTATCTATTCTTGATCGAGAACAAGGTGGAATAGAAAACATAAAAAAAAGAGGATATAACATCAGAACTTTATTTTGTATAGGAGAAGTTTTAAAAATGCTCGATAAGAAACATCTTTTAAAAAAAAAAGAAATCCATATAATAATTCAATTCTTTAAAAAAAGAAGAAAAAATTTTCAAGAAAAACGGATTTCTTATGAAGAAAAAAAAGAAAAAATTTCTCATCCTATAGGAAAAAAACTTCTTGATATAACATTGAAAAAAAAAACAAATTTGATAGTATCAGCAGATTTAATATCCACTTCATCCATATTAAAATTAGTGAATTCTATTGGTGATAGAATTTGTGGATTAAAACTTCATGTAGATATTATTAATGATTTTTCTATTTCATTCATAACATCTCTTAAAAATATTTCTATAGAAAAAAAATTTTTACTATTTGAAGATAGAAAATTATGTGACGTAGGGCCTACAAACAATCTTCAACTCCATCATGGAGTACACAAAATTTCTTCTTGGGCGGATATTATTACTGTACATGTTATTGCTGGAAGTGCAAGTATAAAAAATTTGAATATTTCTTCCAAAATAGGGTTAATTACTGTGTCGGAAATGTCTTCTTATGGAAGATTATCAGATGATAATTATATAAGAAAAGCGTTAAATATTTCTTTGAATAATCCAAAAGTAATTGGAACTGTAGCACAAAGAAAAGTAGATGATAGATTATTATTGTTTACCCCTGGAATCCATTTTTCTGAATCAAAAAAAAACAAAGAAGGTAATACATATATTCATCCTAAACAAGCTTTTGAAAAAAATAAAAGCGATTTTATCATAGTTGGAAAAGCAATTTATCAATCTAAAAATCCAAAAGTAGCTGCAGAACAATATAGACATGCAGGATGGAAAGCTTATGAAAAAGGACTTTCAAAAAAAAATTCATGA
- a CDS encoding MarC family protein, producing the protein MKWINSLISCFMILFSIIDILGNAPIIMGFKSKGNIIDTKKVIVTSLVIFLSFLFLGQPMLKIIGVDVNSFSVAGSIVLFLIGLEMILGVDIHKVTENAQTSIVPIAFPLIAGPGSLTTLISLRTTYNVYIILLSLILNMIVVYFVIDRCDLIAKKIGKNGLDVLKKIFGIVLLAFSVKIFGANAGQLFQQG; encoded by the coding sequence ATGAAATGGATAAACTCATTAATCAGTTGTTTTATGATCCTTTTTAGTATTATAGATATACTCGGAAATGCTCCTATAATTATGGGGTTTAAATCTAAAGGAAACATTATAGATACTAAAAAAGTAATAGTTACTTCTCTTGTTATTTTTTTATCTTTTTTATTCTTAGGACAACCTATGCTAAAAATTATTGGAGTTGATGTGAACTCTTTTTCTGTTGCAGGATCCATTGTCTTGTTCCTAATAGGATTGGAAATGATCTTGGGAGTAGATATTCATAAAGTAACAGAAAATGCACAAACTTCCATAGTTCCAATAGCTTTTCCCCTGATAGCTGGGCCCGGATCTTTAACCACTTTAATTTCATTAAGAACAACTTATAATGTATACATTATTCTTTTATCACTCATTCTTAACATGATAGTAGTTTATTTTGTCATAGATAGATGTGATTTGATAGCTAAAAAAATAGGAAAAAATGGATTGGATGTATTAAAAAAAATATTTGGAATTGTATTATTGGCATTTTCAGTGAAAATTTTCGGAGCTAATGCAGGACAATTATTTCAACAAGGATAA
- a CDS encoding ribonuclease P protein component yields MNKNEKKNVHYTIMKYGTIFSEFPISAFVLLSKKEINSKNKKIDLVGTLVKKKSFKKAIHRNRIKRLLRASFFLNKYLLEKKIEFSIHKKTYQIIFSYRGFLLPTFEDINQSVKKIFSEILEEKIS; encoded by the coding sequence ATGAATAAAAATGAAAAAAAAAACGTGCATTATACAATAATGAAATATGGAACAATTTTTTCAGAATTTCCTATTTCTGCTTTTGTGCTACTCTCTAAAAAGGAAATAAATTCGAAAAATAAAAAAATAGACTTGGTTGGAACTTTAGTGAAAAAAAAAAGCTTTAAGAAAGCTATTCACAGAAATAGAATAAAACGTTTATTAAGAGCTTCATTTTTTTTAAATAAATATCTTTTAGAAAAAAAAATAGAATTCAGTATTCATAAAAAAACTTATCAGATTATTTTTTCTTATAGAGGATTTCTTTTACCTACATTTGAAGATATAAATCAATCTGTTAAAAAAATTTTTTCTGAAATATTAGAAGAAAAAATTTCCTAA
- the fbp gene encoding class 1 fructose-bisphosphatase — protein sequence MYTLGEFIIENRDKFLYSKEALLRLFSSIKLAAKSINKEVNKAGLTEEIMGSSGMTNIQGETQQKLDNFAHRAFIESFKSRNVVCGIASEESKDFIIIGEKENENNNLSKYIVLIDPLDGSSNIDVNIPIGTIFSVYIRKTPTRMELTIEDFLQRGNKQILAGYIIYGSSTILVYSTGNGVHGFTLDPSLGTFYLSHPDLHFPKKIEKIYSINEGNYARFSDGIRNFIRYCQEKKENRPYTARYIGSLVGDFHRNMIQGGIYIYPETIHFPCGKLRLLYECNPIAFLTEQAGGKASDGKKRILDIKPRNLHQRTPFICGPIGMVSKLEEFMND from the coding sequence ATGTATACATTAGGAGAATTTATTATAGAGAATCGGGATAAATTTTTATATTCTAAAGAGGCTTTATTAAGACTGTTTAGTTCTATCAAACTAGCGGCTAAATCTATTAATAAAGAAGTCAATAAAGCTGGGTTGACAGAAGAGATTATGGGAAGTTCTGGAATGACTAATATACAAGGAGAAACTCAGCAAAAATTGGATAATTTTGCACATAGGGCTTTTATTGAATCATTTAAAAGCAGAAATGTAGTTTGTGGAATAGCTTCGGAAGAAAGTAAAGATTTTATAATTATAGGAGAAAAAGAAAACGAGAATAATAATCTCAGCAAATATATTGTTTTGATAGATCCACTTGATGGATCTTCTAATATAGATGTAAATATTCCTATTGGAACTATATTTTCAGTTTATATTAGAAAAACTCCTACTAGAATGGAGTTAACAATAGAAGATTTTTTGCAAAGAGGGAATAAACAAATCCTTGCAGGATATATTATTTATGGTTCTTCTACAATTTTAGTGTATTCTACAGGTAATGGGGTCCATGGATTTACTTTGGATCCTTCTCTAGGAACTTTTTATTTATCACATCCTGATCTTCATTTTCCTAAAAAAATAGAAAAGATTTATTCTATTAATGAAGGGAACTATGCACGATTTTCTGATGGGATTAGAAACTTTATAAGATATTGTCAAGAAAAAAAAGAAAACCGTCCTTATACTGCAAGATATATAGGATCCCTAGTAGGAGATTTTCATAGAAACATGATTCAAGGAGGAATCTACATTTATCCTGAAACAATTCATTTTCCTTGTGGAAAACTGAGATTGCTATATGAATGCAATCCTATAGCGTTTTTAACAGAACAAGCTGGGGGAAAAGCATCTGATGGAAAAAAACGGATTTTAGATATAAAACCAAGAAATCTACATCAAAGAACACCATTCATTTGCGGTCCTATAGGAATGGTGTCTAAGTTAGAAGAATTTATGAATGATTGA